A single region of the Triticum dicoccoides isolate Atlit2015 ecotype Zavitan chromosome 2B, WEW_v2.0, whole genome shotgun sequence genome encodes:
- the LOC119366900 gene encoding basic blue protein-like, which yields MARGTMVPTLLVLLLAIFCAITVVHSKEWNVGRQDGWFFSISNWGDDKPIKVGDVLVFKYKAIAHNVVQVSEEDYDACTVSRPSPTYRSGNDHIKVTSSGRFFFICYVKTPLHCESGMKIAITVQ from the exons ATGGCACGAGGAACCATGGTACCCACCCTTCTGGTGCTGCTTCTGGCTATTTTCTGCGCGATCACCGTCGTCCACAGCAAGGAATGGAACGTCGGTCGCCAGGACGGATGGTTCTTCAGCATCTCCAATTGGGGGGACGACAAGCCAATCAAGGTCGGCGATGTGCTTG TGTTTAAGTACAAGGCAATTGCGCACAACGTGGTGCAGGTCTCAGAAGAAGACTACGACGCATGCACGGTTTCTCGCCCGTCGCCGACCTACCGCTCCGGCAATGACCACATTAAGGTCACCAGCAGTGGCAGATTCTTCTTCATATGTTATGTGAAAACTCCTTTACACTGTGAGAGTGGCATGAAGATAGCCATCACTGTCCAATAG